One Xiphophorus couchianus chromosome 1, X_couchianus-1.0, whole genome shotgun sequence genomic region harbors:
- the LOC114144814 gene encoding 5-aminolevulinate synthase, erythroid-specific, mitochondrial-like: MAAFLHHCPFLKSVPHPALRRSGAALLSLADQCPIIARQITVSGTSSLEAKLSSSPTKPNGQLPTVEQKRKFAQTATQVAVSASKGCPFVSSQIGMVKASPEVQEDVKDGLMTSLLKGIKEPVFSTSHQTSMAIQLNDNMVGPSYDYDSFFKEMIEEKKKDHTYRVFKTVNRSAKQFPHAEDYSLSGRKASQVSVWCSNDYLGMSRHPKVLGAIRDALENHGAGAGGTRNISGTSNFHVSMENELAQLHKKDAALVFSSCFVANDSTLFTLAKNLPGCEIYSDAGNHASMIQGIRNSRAKRFIFRHNDSRHLEELLQRSDPKTPKIVAFETVHSMDGAICPLEELCDVAHHYGALTFVDEVHAVGLYGAHGAGVGERDNIMHKIDVVSGTLGKAFGCVGGYIASSAALVDTVRSYAAGFIFTTALPPMVLAGALESVRVLKSPEGQVLRRAHQRNVKLMRQLLMDKGLPVVNCPSHIIPIRVGNAELNTKVSDILLERHNIYIQAINFPTVPRGEELLRLAPSPHHNPSMMEDFVGKLMEVWQEVGLPLNSLGTASCNFCDRPLHFDLMSEWEKSYFGNMEPQYITVSA; this comes from the exons ATGGCAGCCTTTCTTCATCACTGCCCCTTCCTGAAGTCTGTCCCACATCCAGCTTTAAGAAGATCTGGAGCTGCTTTGCTGTCCCTGGCAGACCAATGTCCCATCATCGCTCGGCAGATCACCGTGAGCGGCACGTCCTCTCTGGAGGCCAAGCTGAGCTCCTCGCCCACCAAACCCAACGGCCAGCTTCCAACAGTGGAGCAAAAGAGGAAGTTTGCTCAAACCGCAACTCAGGTGGCAGTGTCTGCATCGAAGGGCTGCCCCTTCGTCAGCTCACAGATTGGGATGGTTAAAGCTAGCCCTGAGGTTCAGGAGGATGTCAAAGATG GTTTGATGACCTCTCTGTTGAAAGGTATAAAAGAGCCTGTGTTTTCAACTTCTCATCAAACCAGCATGGCCATCCAACTCAATGACAACATGG TTGGACCCAGTTATGATTATGATAGCTTCTTCAAGGAAATgattgaagagaaaaagaaggacCACACTTACAGAGTGTTTAAGACCGTAAACAGGAGCGCCAAGCAATTCCCCCATGCCGAGGATTACTCCCTTTCTGGAAGAAAGGCCTCTCAGGTCTCAGTGTGGTGCAGCAACGACTATCTGGGAATGAGCCGGCACCCAAAGGTCCTTGGTGCCATCAG AGACGCCCTGGAGAATCACGGTGCAGGAGCAGGAGGGACCCGGAACATCTCCGGCACCAGCAACTTCCACGTTTCCATGGAAAACGAGCTCGCCCAGCTGCACAAAAAAGATGCTGCTTTGGTGTTTTCCTCTTGCTTTGTTGCAAATGACTCCACCCTCTTCACTCTGGCAAAAAATCTCCCAG GCTGCGAGATCTACTCTGATGCAGGGAACCATGCATCAATGATCCAAGGCATCAGGAACAGCAGGGCCAAGCGCTTCATCTTCCGCCACAACGACAGCCGACACCTGGAAGAACTGCTGCAGCGCTCCGACCCGAAGACTCCAAAGATCGTGGCGTTTGAGACTGTGCACTCTATGGATG GGGCCATATGTCCTTTGGAAGAGCTGTGTGACGTCGCTCATCACTATGGGGCCCTGACGTTTGTGGATGAGGTCCACGCCGTGGGTCTGTATGGAGCCCACGGGGCCGGAGTGGGAGAGAGAGACAACATTATGCACAAGATTGACGTGGTTTCTGGGACCCTAG GAAAAGCCTTTGGTTGCGTGGGAGGCTACATTGCCAGCAGCGCTGCCCTGGTGGACACGGTGCGCTCCTACGCAGCCGGCTTCATCTTCACCACCGCTCTACCCCCAATGGTCCTGGCAGGAGCTCTGGAGTCTGTGCGGGTCCTGAAGAGTCCCGAGGGCCAGGTGCTGCGTAGGGCCCACCAGAGGAATGTGAAACTCATGAGGCAGCTGCTCATGGACAAAGGCCTGCCTGTCGTCAATTGCCCCAGCCACATCATCCCCATTCGG GTTGGCAATGCTGAGCTGAACACCAAGGTGAGCGACATTTTGCTGGAGAGACACAACATCTACATCCAGGCCATTAACTTCCCCACGGTGCCTCGTGGGGAGGAGCTGCTGCGCCTGGCTCCGTCTCCCCACCACAACCCTAGCATGATGGAGGACTTTGTGG